The following proteins are encoded in a genomic region of Dyadobacter sp. UC 10:
- the ftsZ gene encoding cell division protein FtsZ, producing MNNSTPEKKLNTSLLKALDQDYIVNEIVKDFPAPGEGEPAIIKVIGVGGGGSNAVNYMFERKIKDVEFAVCNTDRQALANSPVPVKIQLGATLTQGLGAGTDATKGKEAALETIEEIKGLLGGSTQMVFITAGMGGGTGTGAAPVIAQLAREMGKLTVAVVTAPYTWEGFDKKEQALEGIEQLKKYCDTVLVVLNDKLEELFEDMTITQAFAEADGILLNAVKSISEIITTNGNINTDFKDVEKVLKKAGQSVMGTSEASGGDRAQVAIKEALDSPLLNDRDIRGAKRILVTLATSKKKEATMKEQREIWSYVLSQVGGEARMFKLGTILDDSLVDKLRVTIVAAGFDSIESPIPGIKLSHKFPGTIEAPVDNMKEEVSVNEEPIVVTEDVFENTPTSTVDLVMEKDTISSGFDSVNISLTELDGNEGWSENENEDLRVMINSFKDGLVKFADLEGPAFRRSRAELWKRPAIPAYEMEQHWLK from the coding sequence ATGAATAACTCAACCCCGGAAAAAAAATTAAACACAAGCTTGCTGAAAGCTTTAGATCAGGACTACATCGTGAACGAAATCGTGAAAGACTTTCCAGCCCCAGGCGAAGGTGAGCCTGCCATTATCAAAGTGATTGGTGTAGGCGGCGGAGGCAGTAATGCTGTGAACTACATGTTTGAACGAAAGATCAAGGATGTAGAATTTGCGGTTTGTAATACCGACAGGCAGGCATTGGCCAACAGTCCTGTTCCAGTTAAAATACAACTTGGAGCAACATTAACGCAAGGGCTAGGGGCTGGAACGGACGCTACAAAAGGAAAAGAAGCCGCCCTTGAAACTATCGAGGAGATTAAAGGACTGCTGGGCGGGTCCACACAAATGGTATTTATCACCGCTGGTATGGGGGGTGGAACAGGCACCGGAGCTGCACCCGTAATCGCGCAGCTGGCCCGGGAAATGGGTAAATTAACGGTCGCGGTAGTAACTGCGCCTTATACCTGGGAAGGTTTCGACAAGAAAGAACAAGCGCTCGAAGGTATCGAGCAACTCAAAAAATATTGTGATACGGTACTGGTTGTATTGAATGACAAGCTGGAAGAGCTTTTTGAAGATATGACGATTACCCAGGCATTTGCAGAGGCTGACGGAATTCTGCTGAATGCGGTTAAAAGTATCTCCGAAATCATCACAACAAACGGTAATATCAATACCGACTTCAAGGATGTGGAGAAAGTATTGAAAAAAGCGGGGCAGTCTGTAATGGGAACTTCGGAAGCGAGTGGCGGCGACCGTGCGCAGGTGGCGATCAAGGAAGCACTCGATTCTCCGCTTTTGAACGACAGGGATATTCGTGGAGCAAAACGTATTCTTGTCACTTTGGCTACCAGCAAGAAAAAGGAAGCCACCATGAAAGAGCAGCGTGAAATCTGGAGTTACGTATTGTCTCAGGTAGGTGGAGAAGCCAGAATGTTCAAATTGGGAACGATTTTGGACGATTCACTGGTCGACAAGCTGAGAGTTACAATTGTTGCAGCCGGTTTCGATAGCATCGAATCACCTATTCCGGGTATCAAGTTATCCCATAAGTTTCCCGGCACGATTGAAGCCCCTGTCGACAATATGAAAGAGGAGGTTTCCGTGAATGAGGAGCCTATCGTAGTTACCGAAGATGTTTTCGAAAATACTCCTACGAGCACTGTGGATCTGGTAATGGAGAAAGATACTATTTCCTCTGGATTTGACTCGGTAAATATTTCCCTTACTGAACTTGACGGGAACGAAGGTTGGTCCGAGAATGAGAATGAAGATTTGCGGGTAATGATCAATTCTTTCAAAGACGGCCTTGTGAAATTCGCTGACCTGGAAGGGCCGGCATTCAGAAGAAGCAGGGCAGAATTATGGAAGCGGCCAGCAATTCCTGCTTATGAAATGGAGCAACATTGGTTGAAATAA
- a CDS encoding cell division protein FtsQ/DivIB: MRIINKSIVNITKMLRKFEYSWLLLKRGLWLLLPIAGIGMAESKLGQQRCTNLVVSIKGDSGARFLDQMDVRMLLTENGGDPLLGSRLRDVALNDLEYRVRRNKLIRKCQVFSDLRGNIVVEVEQEKPLARWINTSENGETRNTSGYYISDEGVFFPLSENYSARTLLVSGAFFNDPEKLQNAKGAPVMDLLHFLNTDPFWKAQVTQLNADNDGEISLMTIVGDQQIELGTAEDYQSKFKKLKIFYDKVLSQDWSRFKRISVKFQDQIVCE; the protein is encoded by the coding sequence TTGCGAATAATTAATAAAAGCATTGTTAATATTACTAAGATGTTACGTAAATTTGAATATTCATGGCTTTTGTTGAAACGTGGTTTGTGGCTTCTCTTGCCGATTGCCGGAATCGGTATGGCGGAAAGTAAGCTGGGTCAGCAACGTTGTACTAACCTGGTAGTATCGATCAAGGGTGATTCGGGAGCACGCTTTTTAGATCAAATGGATGTCCGGATGCTATTGACAGAAAACGGGGGGGATCCTTTGTTGGGAAGCAGGCTAAGAGATGTCGCATTAAACGATCTGGAGTACCGGGTCAGGCGTAACAAATTAATAAGGAAATGCCAGGTTTTTAGTGACCTCAGAGGTAATATAGTCGTAGAAGTAGAACAAGAGAAACCGTTAGCGCGCTGGATTAATACTTCTGAAAATGGAGAAACGCGGAACACGTCGGGATACTATATTAGCGATGAAGGCGTTTTTTTTCCTCTATCAGAAAATTATTCAGCAAGAACATTATTGGTTTCAGGGGCATTTTTTAATGATCCTGAAAAATTACAGAATGCGAAGGGTGCTCCGGTAATGGACCTACTTCATTTTCTGAATACAGACCCATTCTGGAAAGCGCAGGTTACGCAGCTGAATGCAGACAATGACGGAGAAATTAGTCTGATGACTATTGTCGGTGATCAGCAGATCGAATTGGGGACAGCAGAAGATTATCAGTCTAAGTTTAAAAAGCTTAAAATATTCTACGACAAAGTATTGAGTCAGGACTGGAGCAGATTTAAAAGAATAAGTGTTAAGTTTCAAGATCAAATAGTTTGTGAATAA
- the murD gene encoding UDP-N-acetylmuramoyl-L-alanine--D-glutamate ligase, with amino-acid sequence MINCIPVQQKVVILGGGESGVGAAILAKSKGYEVFLSDKGKLHKKYIEVLEKEGIAFEEEQHTTDNILDANLVIKSPGIPDTVPLIVALKKKHIPVISEIEFAAGFTNARIIAITGSNGKTTTTLLIYHLLKSAGLKVGLAGNIGDSFAWQVATQQHDFYVLEISSFQLDNIVSFHPEISVLLNITPDHLDRYGYDFQNYIDSKFKIIQNQTADDYFVYFTDSEVIKAELKKRKPQVRGVEISLTFKPAKGAHFNNGMLFADILGKTFKENFESLPLKGPHNAINAMAAISVAQLLGIDDAKISEGLKSFKNAPHRLEIIEVIDGVTYVNDSKATNVDSVFYALGSFSQPVVLIAGGVDKGNDYSQIEELVRNKVKGLIVLGKDPEKLVSYFSEIVPVIFATESIQEAVKKAGDWAVNQDIVLLSPACASFDLFKNYEDRGDQFKAAVRNLVRSNTN; translated from the coding sequence ATGATCAATTGTATTCCTGTGCAACAAAAAGTAGTCATTTTGGGCGGTGGAGAAAGCGGCGTGGGAGCTGCTATTCTTGCGAAATCCAAAGGTTATGAGGTTTTTTTATCGGATAAAGGGAAGCTTCATAAAAAGTATATTGAAGTGCTTGAAAAAGAGGGGATTGCATTTGAGGAAGAGCAACACACTACGGACAATATCCTGGACGCAAATCTGGTCATCAAAAGCCCTGGAATTCCGGATACTGTGCCGCTGATAGTGGCTTTGAAAAAAAAGCATATTCCCGTTATCTCCGAAATCGAATTCGCGGCCGGCTTTACAAACGCAAGGATTATTGCGATCACAGGCAGCAATGGGAAAACCACCACCACCTTGCTGATCTACCATCTCCTCAAAAGCGCCGGCCTGAAAGTTGGGCTGGCAGGCAATATAGGTGATAGCTTTGCGTGGCAGGTGGCCACTCAGCAGCATGATTTCTATGTATTGGAAATCAGCAGCTTTCAGCTTGATAATATTGTCAGCTTTCATCCTGAGATCTCTGTTTTGCTCAACATCACGCCCGATCACCTCGACAGATACGGGTATGATTTCCAGAATTACATTGATTCCAAGTTCAAAATCATCCAAAATCAAACTGCCGACGACTATTTTGTTTACTTCACGGATAGTGAGGTGATAAAAGCTGAGCTGAAGAAAAGAAAACCGCAGGTTAGAGGAGTGGAGATTTCGCTGACTTTTAAACCTGCAAAAGGTGCCCATTTCAATAACGGGATGCTGTTTGCGGATATACTTGGAAAAACTTTTAAAGAGAACTTCGAAAGCCTGCCCCTGAAAGGACCGCATAATGCAATTAATGCCATGGCAGCGATTTCAGTGGCGCAATTGCTCGGCATCGATGATGCGAAAATCAGCGAAGGTCTTAAGTCCTTCAAAAACGCCCCACACCGGCTAGAAATAATAGAAGTGATCGATGGGGTTACTTACGTGAACGACTCCAAGGCTACCAATGTGGATTCCGTTTTTTATGCACTCGGCAGCTTCAGTCAGCCTGTGGTTTTGATAGCAGGAGGAGTTGATAAAGGAAATGATTATTCCCAAATCGAAGAGCTTGTACGTAATAAAGTGAAAGGTTTGATAGTTCTGGGTAAAGACCCGGAGAAGCTGGTAAGTTACTTTTCGGAAATCGTCCCGGTTATTTTTGCGACCGAAAGTATTCAGGAAGCCGTTAAAAAGGCGGGCGACTGGGCGGTAAATCAGGATATCGTTTTATTATCTCCGGCCTGCGCAAGTTTTGATTTATTCAAAAACTATGAAGACCGCGGGGACCAATTCAAGGCCGCAGTCAGAAATCTTGTCCGTTCAAACACCAATTAG
- the mscL gene encoding large-conductance mechanosensitive channel protein MscL gives MLQEFKTFIAKGNVLDLAVGVVIGAAFGKITTSLVEDIINPILGLVIGGVDFTQLKVVLKEAVGETPEVAIKYGNFIQVLIQFVIIAWVIFLIVKLANRLRLSESMNKE, from the coding sequence ATGCTTCAGGAATTCAAAACTTTTATTGCCAAAGGAAATGTCTTAGACCTGGCGGTCGGTGTGGTCATTGGTGCTGCTTTTGGTAAAATAACGACCTCACTGGTAGAAGACATTATCAATCCGATTTTGGGTCTTGTTATCGGCGGGGTAGACTTCACCCAATTGAAGGTCGTTCTAAAAGAGGCTGTCGGAGAAACACCGGAGGTTGCAATCAAGTATGGTAACTTTATTCAGGTATTGATCCAGTTCGTCATTATCGCCTGGGTGATATTTCTGATTGTGAAGCTGGCAAATCGTTTGAGGCTATCTGAATCAATGAACAAAGAGTAG
- the murC gene encoding UDP-N-acetylmuramate--L-alanine ligase produces the protein MTNWKYIYFVGIGGIGMSALARWFKANGFEVAGYDKTMTPLVSKLMDEGIVVTLDDSIETIPGAFVEDPQKTLIIYTPAVPVQHQQMLYFRDQNFLILKRSQVLGILTKNLRTIGVAGTHGKTTTSSLVAHILRHANVNSTAFLGGITQNYGTNLLLNDPTDHLEEVFCVVEADEFDRSFLTLYPEIAIVTSTDADHLDIYGKHEAVLESFRDFVGQIDEDGVLFMKQGLELSGSTKAEVLSYSLNSGVFHARNIHIENARFVFDFVYPDGVIEGIAMKIPGYHNIENSIAASAVALHVGVSPEKIKEALENYGGVKRRFEYQVEEDGNVYIDDYAHHPAEIEAFLSSVKGLYPGRHVTAIFQPHLFTRTRDFADGFAESLSLADRVLLLEIYPARELPIEGVTSQMILENVRCPDKQIVSKDKVLSILGDLNTDIVVTIGAGDIDTLVEPLANQLKNPFANN, from the coding sequence ATGACTAATTGGAAATATATTTATTTTGTTGGAATCGGAGGGATCGGAATGAGCGCATTAGCCCGTTGGTTTAAAGCCAATGGATTTGAGGTTGCGGGTTACGACAAGACAATGACGCCGCTCGTCAGTAAATTAATGGACGAAGGAATAGTAGTAACGCTGGATGATTCTATTGAAACCATTCCCGGCGCGTTTGTAGAAGATCCGCAGAAGACATTGATTATATATACCCCGGCTGTACCGGTCCAGCATCAGCAAATGCTTTATTTCCGCGATCAAAATTTTCTGATCCTGAAACGCTCGCAGGTTCTGGGGATTCTGACTAAAAACCTTCGAACAATTGGAGTAGCCGGTACGCACGGAAAAACCACGACATCGTCACTCGTCGCACATATTTTGAGACACGCTAACGTCAACAGTACTGCGTTTCTGGGAGGTATTACGCAAAATTATGGGACTAACCTGCTTCTGAACGATCCGACAGATCATCTGGAAGAAGTCTTTTGTGTTGTTGAGGCTGATGAATTCGACCGCTCTTTTCTGACTCTTTATCCTGAGATTGCGATTGTGACCTCCACGGATGCGGACCATCTCGATATTTACGGCAAGCACGAGGCGGTATTGGAATCGTTCCGTGATTTTGTGGGGCAGATCGATGAAGACGGGGTGCTTTTTATGAAACAGGGATTGGAATTATCGGGCAGTACCAAAGCGGAAGTACTTTCCTATTCTCTGAATTCCGGGGTTTTTCATGCCAGAAATATTCATATTGAAAATGCACGGTTTGTATTTGATTTTGTGTACCCCGACGGCGTGATTGAAGGCATTGCCATGAAAATTCCCGGGTATCATAATATTGAAAACTCAATAGCCGCCAGTGCAGTTGCATTGCACGTGGGTGTTTCTCCCGAAAAAATAAAAGAGGCGCTTGAAAATTATGGCGGCGTCAAGCGACGCTTCGAGTATCAGGTGGAAGAAGATGGAAATGTCTATATAGATGATTACGCCCATCATCCGGCAGAGATTGAAGCCTTTCTGTCGTCGGTCAAAGGTTTATATCCCGGCCGGCACGTAACAGCCATTTTTCAGCCACACCTTTTCACCAGAACACGTGATTTTGCTGATGGATTTGCTGAAAGCCTGTCTCTGGCTGACAGGGTTTTATTGCTGGAAATTTACCCGGCGAGAGAACTTCCTATTGAAGGAGTGACTTCGCAAATGATACTTGAAAATGTTCGTTGCCCAGACAAGCAAATCGTTTCTAAAGATAAAGTACTTAGTATTTTAGGAGATTTAAATACAGATATTGTAGTGACAATCGGCGCCGGAGATATCGACACTTTGGTCGAACCTTTGGCCAACCAGCTCAAAAATCCGTTTGCGAATAATTAA
- the accD gene encoding acetyl-CoA carboxylase, carboxyltransferase subunit beta, whose product MSWFIRKEKGINTPTEMKREAPDGLWYQCPNCKKITPTREHKQNAFTCPHCNYHEKVGSDVYFNLLFDDNEFIELDANLTSGDPLHFVDTKAYPDRIKSTMQKTGLNDAVRTGHGKMNELDLVIACMDFNFIGGSMGSVVGEKIARAISYALEHKIPFLMISKSGGARMMEAGFSLMQMAKTSARLAQLSEAKIPYISLLTDPTTGGVTASYAMLGDFNISEPEALIGFAGPRVIRETIGKDLPKGFQSAEFVLEHGFLDFIVDRKDLKDKLTSLLSMIS is encoded by the coding sequence ATGTCCTGGTTTATTCGGAAAGAAAAAGGCATCAATACTCCAACAGAAATGAAGCGCGAGGCGCCTGATGGTTTATGGTACCAATGTCCAAATTGTAAAAAAATAACACCTACCAGGGAACATAAGCAAAATGCCTTCACCTGCCCGCATTGCAATTACCACGAAAAAGTGGGGTCGGATGTTTATTTCAATCTCCTGTTCGATGACAACGAATTCATAGAACTTGATGCGAACCTGACTTCCGGAGATCCTTTGCATTTCGTAGATACAAAAGCATATCCCGACCGTATCAAGTCGACCATGCAAAAAACAGGCTTGAATGACGCGGTCAGGACTGGTCACGGCAAAATGAACGAACTGGACCTAGTGATCGCCTGTATGGATTTCAACTTCATCGGCGGGTCGATGGGCTCGGTTGTGGGTGAGAAAATAGCCAGGGCCATTTCTTATGCATTGGAACACAAAATCCCGTTTTTGATGATTTCAAAATCGGGTGGCGCGCGGATGATGGAGGCTGGGTTTTCATTAATGCAAATGGCAAAAACTTCTGCGCGTCTGGCGCAACTGTCGGAGGCGAAAATCCCTTATATATCTCTGCTCACTGATCCTACGACTGGCGGGGTAACGGCTTCCTATGCAATGCTGGGTGATTTTAATATATCTGAACCTGAGGCGTTGATCGGTTTTGCAGGTCCGCGCGTGATTCGTGAAACCATCGGTAAGGATTTGCCAAAAGGGTTCCAAAGTGCTGAATTTGTGCTTGAACACGGGTTTCTTGATTTTATTGTTGACAGAAAAGATCTGAAAGACAAGCTGACAAGTCTCCTTTCTATGATCAGCTGA
- a CDS encoding NADPH-dependent FMN reductase, translating to MITIPSPIVIIVGTNRPNSMSRKIAEYYQTILNHLDAPSIILDLVNLPNDFTVSALYHNTGKNEEFNNLKSLLEQTDKFVFVVPEYNGSYPGVLKAFIDGLPYPNSFANKKAALVGLSSNMQGATIALSHLNDVFSYLGMNTLALRVKLGQIRTHFQDSAVSNALYKELLEMQAGQLVHF from the coding sequence ATGATAACAATTCCGTCCCCCATCGTGATTATTGTTGGAACGAACAGGCCCAACTCCATGTCCCGAAAAATCGCAGAATACTATCAGACTATACTAAATCACCTGGACGCACCCAGTATTATTCTCGATCTGGTTAATCTTCCGAATGATTTCACCGTGTCTGCATTATATCATAATACCGGCAAAAATGAGGAATTCAATAATCTCAAATCTCTGCTGGAGCAAACTGATAAGTTTGTTTTTGTAGTTCCGGAATACAACGGTTCTTACCCCGGGGTATTAAAAGCCTTTATTGATGGCCTTCCGTATCCAAACAGTTTTGCCAATAAAAAGGCCGCGCTAGTGGGCCTTTCCTCTAATATGCAGGGGGCTACAATCGCGTTAAGCCATCTAAATGACGTATTTAGTTATTTGGGTATGAACACCTTAGCTCTCCGTGTAAAGCTTGGCCAGATACGTACCCATTTTCAAGATAGTGCCGTCTCAAATGCGTTATACAAAGAACTGCTTGAAATGCAGGCCGGACAGCTTGTTCACTTCTGA
- a CDS encoding FtsW/RodA/SpoVE family cell cycle protein: MASTNIDLLNRTREDTQAWFAKNLKGDPWIWGICIIMLLWSIVVVYSASVKDAYSQMDGNTEYYLYKHVLLCVLSLVVMFFVHRIPYIKFVYVTRLAVWSSILLLVFTMFFGTSVNDAARWIEIPVIGQRFQPSEWAKVALIAHLSLILARHIKGGWNTRELFMEPLSLVGVVCGLIFTSNVSTAVMLAGICFLLMFVGKVPIHYLFFTALGLVFFATIAILLNSTQRAGTAQNRISAFFDKDVVVYQSQQSYMAMARGGLYGEGVAKSRQRRFLPEPQKDFIFAVAVEEYGTVGGTLLILLYLILLYRGLKAIEATKRPFGGLLSAGLTFIVVSQAFSAMAVTVGLVPVTGQTLPFFSQGGTSLLFTGIAMGMILSVSRGEIVEEKRI, translated from the coding sequence ATGGCTTCAACCAATATAGATCTCCTGAACAGGACCAGGGAAGATACGCAGGCCTGGTTTGCAAAGAATTTAAAAGGCGACCCCTGGATCTGGGGCATTTGCATCATTATGCTTCTCTGGAGCATTGTAGTTGTTTACAGCGCCAGTGTGAAGGATGCATACAGCCAAATGGACGGGAACACGGAATATTATCTGTATAAGCATGTTCTGCTATGTGTATTGTCGCTGGTTGTCATGTTCTTTGTTCACCGGATCCCGTACATCAAATTTGTTTATGTCACACGGCTCGCGGTTTGGAGTTCCATATTGCTGCTGGTGTTCACAATGTTTTTTGGCACCTCGGTGAACGATGCCGCCCGGTGGATCGAGATACCTGTGATCGGGCAACGTTTCCAGCCTTCGGAGTGGGCAAAAGTGGCTTTAATCGCGCATTTATCCCTGATCCTGGCGCGACACATCAAAGGCGGATGGAATACGCGGGAACTCTTTATGGAGCCGCTTTCATTAGTCGGCGTGGTTTGTGGCCTGATATTCACGAGTAATGTATCTACTGCGGTTATGCTGGCGGGAATATGCTTTCTGCTCATGTTCGTAGGGAAAGTACCGATTCATTATCTGTTTTTTACCGCACTTGGCCTGGTGTTCTTTGCAACAATCGCCATTTTGCTGAACTCTACGCAAAGAGCAGGAACTGCGCAGAACAGGATTTCCGCATTTTTCGATAAGGACGTTGTTGTGTATCAGTCGCAACAATCCTATATGGCAATGGCGCGTGGCGGCCTGTACGGTGAAGGAGTTGCCAAAAGCCGTCAGAGAAGATTTCTGCCTGAACCTCAAAAGGACTTTATTTTTGCTGTGGCAGTAGAAGAATACGGGACGGTTGGAGGGACATTACTGATCCTCTTATACCTGATATTGCTTTACCGGGGACTTAAAGCGATTGAGGCCACCAAGCGGCCATTCGGAGGGCTTTTGTCCGCCGGGCTTACTTTCATTGTTGTCAGCCAGGCATTCTCCGCAATGGCAGTCACTGTCGGGCTGGTCCCGGTTACCGGACAAACATTACCCTTTTTCAGTCAGGGTGGAACCTCTCTTCTTTTTACGGGAATTGCAATGGGAATGATCCTGAGCGTGAGCCGGGGCGAGATCGTGGAAGAGAAACGGATTTGA
- the murG gene encoding undecaprenyldiphospho-muramoylpentapeptide beta-N-acetylglucosaminyltransferase, whose product MPRKVIISGGGTGGHIYPAIAIADALRKKDPELEVLFVGALGKMEMEKVPRAGYEIVGLPIAGIKRALSIDNLALPFKMVNSLLKAKSIIRRFQPDVAVGVGGFASGPLLMMASFEGIPTLIQEQNSYAGITNKFLAKKAAKICVAYPGMEGFFPKEKITVLGNPVRSDIVDVSSKRRQGFAHFGLQEDKKTLFVMGGSLGARSINESLNEGLARFLDEGYQVLWQTGRNYIDTAKLAIETLHTDAIKAFDFIYTMDLAYAIADVVVSRAGALSVSELCLAAKPAILIPFPAASEDHQTKNALALVEQDAAWLVKDEVARKQLVTKSLELLGDIGQQENLKTNIRKLAKPTAADDIAEEVLKLIK is encoded by the coding sequence ATGCCTAGAAAAGTGATTATTAGCGGGGGAGGTACCGGCGGACATATTTATCCGGCGATTGCAATAGCCGATGCATTAAGAAAAAAAGATCCGGAGCTGGAAGTATTATTCGTAGGAGCTTTGGGTAAAATGGAGATGGAGAAAGTACCGAGAGCGGGTTATGAAATAGTTGGATTGCCGATTGCAGGTATTAAGAGAGCGCTTTCCATTGATAATCTCGCACTACCCTTCAAAATGGTGAACAGCCTGTTAAAAGCGAAGTCGATCATCAGGCGTTTCCAGCCGGATGTAGCGGTTGGTGTGGGCGGTTTCGCGAGCGGGCCTCTACTAATGATGGCGTCATTTGAAGGTATTCCCACTTTAATTCAGGAGCAAAATTCCTATGCGGGTATTACCAATAAATTTCTCGCAAAAAAGGCAGCGAAGATCTGTGTCGCCTATCCTGGCATGGAAGGCTTTTTCCCAAAAGAGAAGATTACAGTCCTTGGCAACCCTGTTCGTAGCGATATTGTAGATGTATCCTCCAAACGTCGCCAGGGTTTTGCCCACTTCGGTTTGCAGGAAGATAAGAAAACACTATTTGTAATGGGCGGAAGCCTGGGTGCAAGGTCGATCAATGAGAGCTTGAACGAAGGCTTGGCGCGGTTTTTGGATGAGGGTTATCAGGTACTGTGGCAAACAGGAAGAAATTATATTGATACGGCAAAGCTCGCCATCGAAACTTTGCATACTGATGCAATCAAAGCTTTTGATTTCATATATACAATGGACCTGGCGTACGCAATTGCGGATGTTGTGGTTTCAAGAGCTGGCGCGCTTTCGGTTTCCGAACTTTGCCTGGCCGCCAAACCTGCGATACTGATTCCGTTTCCGGCGGCATCAGAAGATCATCAGACCAAAAACGCGCTGGCTTTGGTGGAACAGGACGCCGCATGGTTAGTTAAAGATGAAGTGGCTCGAAAACAACTGGTAACCAAATCGCTGGAACTATTAGGAGATATCGGGCAACAGGAAAATTTAAAAACTAATATCAGAAAGCTGGCCAAGCCAACTGCTGCCGATGATATTGCGGAAGAAGTATTGAAATTAATTAAATAA
- the ftsA gene encoding cell division protein FtsA — MAHEKIVVGVDIGSTKIAVIAAQGTSSGSRQNNIEILGFSEVPVPAGAVINGSVENIKQVGSAIREALQEASLRSDLDIGVVNVSFSGTHVKISSQSDGVIRPSASSGEEVTQRDVDQLVDDMYRAKIEPNYDVLHVLPMDFVVDNSMGIKEPVGRTGIKLGGNFLIVSANNQSIQRTRKSLADADQNLRCDKMVLGPLATSLAVLTDNEIKAGIALVDIGDHTTDLIIYQDRIIRHIATFPVGGRHITNDLALGCNIQYENAEQLKKQYGAAISADIPLNIEILVNYLAGRQPKPVLKKNIALIIEARLKEIAAMVYAEIIKSGYLDRLIGGIVLTGGSANIDDIELLFEKVTDMSVRVGYPENLERTAKADAVSNSTFSTAIGLAWAGLKSIDPRVKSVCKPATAVTASVVQKDKPKEVKEPVKKNGGTFWDNINNIIGKKDDSLGDY; from the coding sequence ATGGCACACGAAAAAATTGTAGTTGGAGTCGATATTGGAAGTACTAAAATAGCCGTGATCGCAGCGCAGGGAACTTCTTCCGGATCGCGTCAGAACAATATAGAAATTCTGGGTTTTAGTGAAGTTCCGGTGCCTGCAGGAGCAGTTATTAATGGATCAGTTGAAAATATAAAACAGGTTGGCAGTGCCATCAGGGAAGCTCTTCAGGAGGCGTCCTTACGGTCAGATCTTGATATTGGTGTCGTGAATGTTAGTTTCAGCGGCACTCATGTAAAAATAAGTTCGCAAAGTGACGGCGTGATCCGTCCTTCTGCGTCTTCGGGCGAGGAAGTGACTCAACGCGATGTAGATCAACTTGTTGATGACATGTACCGCGCGAAGATTGAGCCTAATTACGATGTGCTGCATGTGTTGCCGATGGATTTCGTTGTCGACAATTCGATGGGGATCAAAGAGCCTGTGGGGCGGACGGGGATCAAGCTGGGCGGCAATTTTTTGATCGTTTCTGCAAATAATCAATCTATTCAGCGTACCAGGAAAAGCCTGGCCGATGCAGATCAGAATTTAAGATGTGATAAAATGGTTCTGGGGCCGCTGGCTACCAGTTTGGCTGTTTTAACCGATAATGAAATCAAGGCTGGAATTGCACTGGTCGATATTGGCGATCATACTACCGACCTGATTATCTATCAGGACCGGATTATAAGACATATTGCTACTTTTCCTGTTGGCGGGCGCCATATTACAAATGACCTGGCGCTGGGTTGCAATATTCAATATGAGAATGCAGAGCAGCTCAAAAAGCAGTATGGTGCGGCTATTTCTGCAGATATTCCTCTTAATATCGAAATTTTAGTCAATTATCTTGCGGGCAGACAGCCAAAGCCTGTTTTAAAGAAAAATATCGCATTGATCATTGAGGCGAGATTGAAAGAAATTGCTGCAATGGTTTATGCTGAGATTATTAAATCGGGCTATCTGGACAGACTTATCGGCGGTATCGTTTTAACCGGAGGTTCAGCGAATATTGATGATATAGAGCTGTTATTTGAGAAAGTGACTGATATGTCCGTGAGGGTAGGTTATCCTGAAAACCTGGAAAGAACGGCGAAGGCCGACGCAGTGAGCAATTCTACGTTTAGTACTGCGATTGGTCTGGCGTGGGCTGGTCTGAAGTCGATCGACCCAAGGGTTAAATCTGTTTGTAAGCCGGCTACGGCGGTTACGGCCAGCGTTGTTCAGAAAGATAAACCCAAAGAGGTGAAGGAGCCTGTTAAAAAAAATGGAGGTACTTTCTGGGATAACATCAATAATATTATTGGCAAAAAGGACGATAGTTTAGGCGACTATTGA